The sequence CATGTTCTTGTCAGCTCTTAGCCAGTTTTCCTGAagttacacgtacatgtggtaGCACAATCTGATGCGATACTCGAGAGGACCAAGAAAGTATTTGCTTTGAAACACAAAATGTACATAGCAAGTGGCATTTTATACCTTTAAAACTTTTTCTTTACAGAAAGCCCAGATCATTGTGTTTCCTGAGTACGGTCTGTATGGACTTGGCTGGACAAGACGAACCATCGCGCCTTACCTAGAGTTTGTACCAGATCCTTATACCAAGTCCTGGGTTCCGTGTGATGACCCCTCTCGATATAACAACACGGACGTACAACGCCAGCTCAGTTGTATGGCCAAGAACAGCTCCATATACCTTGTTGCGAATATCGGGGCCAGACAACCTTGTAGTGGATCTGACCTCCACTGTCCGTCTGACGGACACTTCCAATTCAGTACAAATGTTGTGTACGATTCCAATGGTAAATTCATCGCACGATATTTCAAGCAAAATCTGAATTTTGATGAACTTTTCTTCGACCGACCCTCAATCACAAACTACACAGTGTTTACCACGCCTTTTGGACGTTTCGCAACTTTTTCCTCTTACGATATAATGTTTCAAAATCCTGCCATAACAATGATAACGAAAATGAACGTGACAAATATAGTCTACCCTGTAGCATGGAAAATGGAACTACCCCTGTTGGCTGCTATCGAGATTCATTCAGCTTTTTCAGAAGGTATGCACGTGAACCTAATGGCGGCCAATCTCCATTTGCCGTCCATTGGCTACCTAGGGAGTGGCATATATTGGCCATCTGGTGCGTCCAATAATGAAGTGTACTATAACAACATGTCGCTAAGTAGCGGAGGGAAGCTCCTAGTTCAGGATCTTACTCCGGTAGACTCCAATATCCCAACTAAATATGCAACATTTCAGAAACATAATTTACCACAAAACAACGTCAACGAAAGATCTACGACCAGAGATGACGAGTTCCAGGCAGTTATGAACcatgatttatatacatttgttccTTTTACTAAAGGATATGGACACTACAAGGTTTGTCAGAATACATTATGCTGTCAGGTATTTTTTCAAGGAATGTTCGAGAACGTATTATATGCTTTAGGTGCGTTTGATGGAATGCATACATACAATGGACACTATCCTCTTCAGGTTTGCACATTCGTACCGTGTATCAATGGATCCATCGCCAGCTGCGGTCATTCGTCCGTCCATTCTATCGGCTTTATAAGCACGATGACATTCTCTGGAAACTTCTCAACCAATCGATACGTCTTACCGGAAGTACTTGTAACACGTGACAATTCCACATTAGACATAGTTGGACTCACCTGGCTGTATCAAGGGTCACTCGTAATAGATGTAGGCGTACCTGGTTCACCAGTGTCTATATCCATGTACGCCATTGGGGGTCCATAACCAGAGCATATTTGTATATGAATATATGATTCTGCCTTTTTCTGTCTATAATTGGAGACTAGTAAACTATGTTGTGTTAATCGAGCTCTGATAAGTAAAATTGATAACACTACCGGCAAACGCACGACAGGTTTTTCTCCTTCATTTACTTTGGAAGTTTGGTCATATTGGTAACTTTTGTGGTGACTAGGTGGTCAGTAAAATCTATATAATAGCCAGTAATTCGAGTACACCACTGATATTGGAAAGCCAGTTATTACTCCATGTTGATTTTTCCAATGCTGAAATGAAATTGCACACAAGCTTCACTAAATGACAGACATTGATAGTTTTATAGATTAAGTTTTTTGACTGTTGACTCTCGTATCAAAGCGAGTATGTGCATaagttattatcaaaattaaacctTAAAAATAAGACGCGGCTTATTCTTAAATGAACTAACTTTCGAGAGTATTTTTCAGCAGTGTTCAAATACGGCTCGGCTTATTTACGAGGTTTtcatatatttctttgtttgagTTAACTCCCTTACTTTTCCCTTTTCAATTGATTTGTTATGGTATTTGGTTAATATAAAATATCCTTGTCTTTAATATCAATCAAGGACAATGCAAGCAACTGAACATATTTTATGTTTCCTTAAATACGTGCTAAAGGTTCGcacgcattttttttttttaattatttttcatgccTTTCCCAACTGTCGTAGAAACATGCATTTAATTACTGATACATGATTATTACTTACAAAGTATAATAGGTTCTATGTGTTTACAGAAAAATATACACTGTCAAGAAACCTAGAACGTCATTTATGGAATTCAACTAAATGTATACCattttacattatgtacttGGTTGCTTGAAACAGGCTTACTCTCAGAAATGGTTTATTTCGGAATCGTGCTTATTTTCGGGGCATTTTTTACCGTAGGTACAGGCTTATTTTCGAGGCCGgcatattttaaagtttttaggGTATCACACCAGTATCTTAAATTCAAATTATC is a genomic window of Argopecten irradians isolate NY chromosome 10, Ai_NY, whole genome shotgun sequence containing:
- the LOC138333349 gene encoding pantetheinase-like is translated as MTSQISIQFLFCILLPVAAFKAAVYEHAVIFPPQRSRVLSRDASLSVMKNNLDVYREQCMEAAVQKAQIIVFPEYGLYGLGWTRRTIAPYLEFVPDPYTKSWVPCDDPSRYNNTDVQRQLSCMAKNSSIYLVANIGARQPCSGSDLHCPSDGHFQFSTNVVYDSNGKFIARYFKQNLNFDELFFDRPSITNYTVFTTPFGRFATFSSYDIMFQNPAITMITKMNVTNIVYPVAWKMELPLLAAIEIHSAFSEGMHVNLMAANLHLPSIGYLGSGIYWPSGASNNEVYYNNMSLSSGGKLLVQDLTPVDSNIPTKYATFQKHNLPQNNVNERSTTRDDEFQAVMNHDLYTFVPFTKGYGHYKVCQNTLCCQVFFQGMFENVLYALGAFDGMHTYNGHYPLQVCTFVPCINGSIASCGHSSVHSIGFISTMTFSGNFSTNRYVLPEVLVTRDNSTLDIVGLTWLYQGSLVIDVGVPGSPVSISMYAIGGP